Part of the Cyanobium sp. ATX 6F1 genome is shown below.
CCAGGCCACGGCGGGGGCCAGCTCCGGTTCGGCCACCAGGGGCAGCGGTGGCGCCGAGAAGGCGGGCAGGGGGGTGCCCCCGAGTTCTCGCCCCAACTGCTTGAGCTGCTTCCCCAACCGGGGGATCAGCCGGCTGGGGGGGCGCAGCCCCAGGCAGAAGGTGAGGCAGCCCGGTTCGGGCAGTTCGGCGATCACGCCGCGTTCCAGCAGCCACTGGTCGGCGTCGAGGCCTTGGATCCCCAGGGCCGCTGCGTGCAGTACCAGCCGCAGGGGATCGTCGTTGGCCACAACGGGCAGCCCCTGGCGTTCCAGGGCCGCGCGCAGCCGCAGACCCAGCTCCAGCGAGCGCCCCAGCCGCCGCCGGCCGTCGGGGCCGTGCAAATGCGCCAGGGCCGCTTCGCAGGAGGCCAGCAGCAGGGCGCTGGGGCTGGAGGTCTGCAGCCAGAGCAGCGCCCGTTCCACAGCCGCCGGGTCCACCCTGGCGGAGGCGCCTGGGCCCAGCAGCAGCACGGCGCTCTGGGCCAGGCCGCCGGCGGCCTTCTGCAGCGACTGCACCACCAGATCGGCGCCGCTGGCCAGGGCCCCCTGCGGCAGCAAGGGATCGAGACCGAAGTGGGCGCCGTGGGCCTCATCCACCAGCAGCGGCAGACCGCGTCGGTGCACCAGCTCCACCAGCGGGGGCAGATCGGCCGCCAGCCCCTGATAGGTGGGGTTCACCAGCACCACTGCTGCCAGCTCACCTTTTGCCAGTTCCCCCCCCGCCAGCTCCCCCGCCGCCTGCAGCACCCGCTCCAGGTGGGCGGCATCGGGGGGCAGCCAGAGGCCGGTGGCCGGATCGAAGGGCAGATCGAAGAGCACCGGGCGGAGCTGAGCGAGCACGCAGCCGTGCAGCAACGAGCGGTGCAGGTTGCGGGGCAGCAGCACCCGCGAGCCGGGCGGGCAGAGCCCGAGCAGCGCCACCTGCAAGAGCCCGCTGGCGCCATTGACCCCGAACCAGCAGCGCTGGGCCCCGAGCAGCTTGGCCGCGGCGGCCTGGCTTTCGGCCACCGCGCCGTCGTGCTCCAGGGGCCCGCCGATGCTGGGCAGTTCCGGCAGGTCCCAGGAGCCGGGGGGCTGGCGCAGCAGCCGCTTCAGATCGGGCGCCAGGCCCCGGCCCCGGCCATGGGCCGGCAGGTGCAGGGCGAGGTCGGCCCGGGCCAGGCGCAGGGCATTCAGCAGGCCCATGGCTCCCCGGAAGGTGTTCCTAGAGTCTGCAGACACGACCAAGGTCCCGGGAGAACCACGCCATCGCCGACGCCGCCCTTCCCCTGCGCTACGACCCCAAGGGTGACCTGCGCTGGCTCCTGCTTCGCCCCTGGGTGCTCATCGGACGCCTGCTCCAGGTGCTCAGCCAGCTGGCCGCCCTGGCACTGGCCCTGCTGATCCAGGGCTCCAGCAGCGACGCCGCCGTGCAGCGCCGGCTGGGCCAGAAGATCCTCACCACCCTCACCAACCTGGGCCCCTGTTTCATCAAGGTGGGCCAGGCCCTTTCCACCCGGCCTGATCTGGTGCGACGGGACTGGCTCGACCAGCTCACCCAGTTGCAGG
Proteins encoded:
- a CDS encoding aminotransferase class I/II-fold pyridoxal phosphate-dependent enzyme, translated to MGLLNALRLARADLALHLPAHGRGRGLAPDLKRLLRQPPGSWDLPELPSIGGPLEHDGAVAESQAAAAKLLGAQRCWFGVNGASGLLQVALLGLCPPGSRVLLPRNLHRSLLHGCVLAQLRPVLFDLPFDPATGLWLPPDAAHLERVLQAAGELAGGELAKGELAAVVLVNPTYQGLAADLPPLVELVHRRGLPLLVDEAHGAHFGLDPLLPQGALASGADLVVQSLQKAAGGLAQSAVLLLGPGASARVDPAAVERALLWLQTSSPSALLLASCEAALAHLHGPDGRRRLGRSLELGLRLRAALERQGLPVVANDDPLRLVLHAAALGIQGLDADQWLLERGVIAELPEPGCLTFCLGLRPPSRLIPRLGKQLKQLGRELGGTPLPAFSAPPLPLVAEPELAPAVAWRARAEPVPLAQAAGRLAAEPLCPYPPGIPLLIPGERIDAERADWLRRQRALWPGQIADTVSVLAD